The Chanos chanos chromosome 3, fChaCha1.1, whole genome shotgun sequence genome segment AAAAAGCATTTTATATTAGCTGATTTGTGGTGGTTCCACAAGAACTTTCAACACCCCTTGCACTTTTAAAAACACCTCTTTTTCACTGTCAGCACATACTCTGACTCGTGGACAATAACCTGCCAACGAAAGACAGGTTCACCATTAATATTTCAATTTCCTCATAAATTCAGAGGGCACAGTCTTTAGGACAGTCTTTGGTGCGGTAAATTAAAGGTAAATTACGGTAAATTAAAGTGGATAGAACATTCTACCTCATACaaatctgaaagagaaagagagacagacagagagagagacagagagagcgagggagagggagagagagtgagcgagcaaCTAACTTGTGTATTGTGTTCCTTATGCAGTGTAATTTACAGCCATCCACTGCTACAGTCATTAACAAAGGAAAACAGGCTTAAATCTGAATGGTGACATCTGTGGGACTGTTTAACTGGGCTAAGTGTAAAGGAAACCCTAGGTGATATTTCATTACTCTGTTGCCCTTGGCGTCCTGGtgttttccctttccctttgcTGCCGCAGCCTCCACATCTGCGACTGATATGACTGTTAGTTTTGCTGTTGGGTTTTAAAGAAAGCATCAGCCGTGAAATGGAAGGAGAGGAAGGAAACCAGAACCTCTCTGACATCCCTGAGAAGTCTCTATTGGATAAAATGAGCATGACATTTTGCATAGTCCGCAACGCTGAACCTAGGGAATATCATCAATGTGTCCATTTTTCAAACGAGTATCACTGacgctttttttctttatcagcattttgtgtgtgtgtgtgtgtgtgtgtgtgtgtgtgtgtgtgtgtgtgtgtgtgtgtgtgtgtgtgtgtatgtgtgtgttttctatgtctgttgtgtaatcTCAGTTTAAAGTGAAGTACGTGTAGGTTGAACcacaacacataaaaaaaattcactagactgccatctagtggtttGTAGATGACTGGCAAGGCACATGATGCAGTGTTCTTCCTCATGtcaaaacatacaaatatgcatacaaaacagacatttaacGGTTATTTCTAATTACAACTCTCACAATTCAATTGAGATGCTATATATCTGTTGTAGTGTAGCACTACCAGAATAGCCAGTTTGTGTTAAATGAGCAGTAATGGTCCTAACGAGTAACATCTTGTTACCTGCTATTAAAACTACAGACAAGGGGAAATGTGGAGGTACTTTGGCACTGTTCCCACATCTCACatataaatgttgttttccaGATTAAacaggtttttgtttctcaCAGAGTTTCCATTGCCTGGAACACCCCCCCGACCTGTTTACTTAGGTGCTTGCTGATTAGGAATTCTCATGCTGTGGGCCTCAAAAATCACATTGTCTTCAACTGTAACACTGTGTACCCCCGCAactttttctgtcactttttcattcttcgtatctctcattctgtctgtctgacacgtAATGTcttactctgtgtctctgtttttcttcctatcactctctctctctctctcgctctctctctctctctctctctctctctctctctgtatctatctTCTGAGAGCTTAATGGTGTGGTTACTCAAGCATTTTCTGTGGCATGTTGTCTTCATTAGGAGGGGCCGTAACACTAGAAGCACACAGTCTCCTTCCGGCCTTTGACAGTCTGTCCAGATGGACGGCAACGTTTGATAAACACTGTACAATTTTACTGTTGCCACTCAttagtggagagagaaacatttaaaTAGGCAAAGAAGGGAGAataaaaaacagactgtttgtagcatgaagacattttttaaaagggCATTTCAGAATATCGAATAACATCAGACATCTGTTTTTGAtggtttcttgttttcctgAAATAACATAAACAGTGGGAATGGGTTTTAATGTGAATGCCTTAATGAGAGGGCTTGTAGCATGAGCGCTTTCATGGCTGTGTGTCAAGGGGCTGGTGTTTATAGTTCATGCCTGTGGTAATAATGGCCACTCTCCTAGACGGTCTCTGACATTtttgctgtttctcttttatAGGAGGACTGAGGGGCCTCTGCTGCACGTGGCTGATACTGGTTCCCACAAGCACCTTGTGGATAGAAGCCTCCCATTTAAAGTCATAGGCCTACGTAACTAAAAATAAAGAgcgagaagaaaagaaaatggagaatTTGACATTAGGGACGAGCAAGGGCGGCCTCGGGTTGAACTGCAGCATGTCTGGACGACATAACATCGTTTTCACGCTCGTTCCTGTGGTGTACAGCTGCAACTTTGTCATCGGCATTGTGGGTAACAGCATGGTGGTGGCCGTCATCTATCGCTACATGAAGCTGAGGTCGGTGGCCAATGTCTTTGTGCTCAACTTGGCCATTTCAGACCTTACCTTCCTCATTACTCTGCCCCTTTGGGCAACCTTTACCGCAGCCGGCTACCATTGGCCGTTTGGTAGCCTTTTGTGTAAGGCCAGTGCAGGATTGGCTATCTTCAACCTGTACACCAGTATCTTCTTCCTCACAGCTCTTAGCATAGACCGTTATCTGGCCATCGTCCACCCGGTACGCTCGAGACGCAGACGCACGCTCCTCTACGCCCGTCTCACCTGCATCTTCATCTGGGTGTTTGCTTTCCTCCTGAGTGCGCCCACTGCCCTTAGCCGCGACGTTCACCAAATGGGCAACTCCAGCTCCACCTTGTGTGCCGTGGTCCACCGAGGAGAACTCATCCACCTTCTGATCAGCCTGAGCGTGATGAAGAGCGTGCTGGGATTTGTGGTTCCctttctcatcatcatcacctgCTATTGCCTGATTGGTCGAGCTCTGCTGGGGGCCAGAGGAGGGCTGAGGAAAAGCGTTCGTTCGCGGGAGGACGAGGTGCTGCGGATGCTGGCAGCCGCCGTGCTGGCTTTTTTCGTCTGCTGGGCGCCACATCAAGTCTTCTACTTCGTGGAACTGTTGGTGGTGTCGGGCGTGGTGGATAACTGTAAGGTGGTGGATGTCATTGACACCGCCTTGCCCTTCACCATTTGCCTGGCCTACTTTAACAGCTGCGTGAACCCAATCCTTTATAGTTTTGTGGGTCACAACTTCCGGAAGAACCTGCTACAGTTGCTGCGTTGTCGGCCGGGCACGGACGAGGGACGCCAGAGCCTCAGCTCTAAGATGAACTCGCTTTCACACCGTGCCACGGAGATTCTACACCTCACAGGGAGCAAGAAGAGCACGGTGACAGCATAAGACCCACAGCCCTGAAAATGGGCATTTTCTCACAAGGTCTGAGTGAAAAAGTTACTGAGAAACATATTATGAGTTTTAAGGACCCCAACTCTCTGACTCAGCACTAAGCTACAAACTGGTGGAAAGACCAAAACAAAGATAgtcttttttcatcttctttttttagtccttgaaTCTACTGAATTCTCTGAAGATATTTGTGACCTAAAAAGTACAATCACATCTAATTTGTTTGATGTTCCCTTAGTTTATCATACATCATTAGATAGTGATGAATTAATAAGAATTAATTGTAAGACAGGTATTTACCTCACCAACAAAAGTGTGAAAAGCTAATTTACTACTTAATTTTACAACAGTAGATCTCAAGATTGTGTTACTGGAATAGTAAAGCATTTACATACTTAAGAaacaacaatattaaaaaagaacaatcaGCAGTAATGTATGATCTTACATAACATAAAACTTGGACTGGTGACTTGGAGCAGATCCTAACTGCATACTGTGAATGAACATTTGTGAATTAAATGTTGCACTAAAACTACAAACCAAGGGAGTGGGTGTAAATGGTTATCTCAATGGTAGTGCCAATTTCATACCACCAGAAAACATACTATAAACtgatgtgtacatatatgtcaTAATTTCCActattgtttttgttcattttttttttttttaacaagaatCAGGTTCATCAGTATACAGCATCCATGAGGTTTTGTTTTCGCTTTTATCTTTTGCACTCTGTGCGTGGGTGAAAAAGACTGAattgtttaatgaaaatgtcatttaatatATAATTCGGGGAAATACgtctgtgaaaaacaaatgcatcatTATTGTGTTTGTAACCATTACTATCCAAACACTCCAGGTTGGGTGCCAGGTTCTCTTTTgggatgttttctctgttttgtctgtagtatttaaatatttaggaTAAACAAAAAATCCTTTTGTATTTGTACAGTTGGTGATAATATATACAATTTGTAAAGTccatgaatgaaaataaataatcttCTAATATTCAATTAtgtcttattttttattaaacGGTCAAAACAATTTTCACAAGTGACCAGCCATGTTACACAGTGTTTCTGAATCTACTGCTAGCAGACCCAATATCCAGATCACTGTGGTGTTTCTCACATCCTCTTGATTTTGGTAATAGTTTTATCACTGTTTTAATTAATCAGTAACTGACTTGAATTAAGTGGGTCAGCGCATATATAAAGGCCAAGTCACTGGATAATGTTGTAATGTAGATATGGACTGAAAAACACTGGACAAATTTAAAGTGGTGCTATATGCGGTATCTGTCTGCCTCAGGgcttcacaaaacacacagccttgACTCAAGGCTCCCAACCCAAATGTCTGTAGACGTGTCTACCTTCATGTTAATCATTGAGAGAAAGACCACGCATATTGAAATCAGCAGCTTTTCTGATGCCGAAATGCAACCTAAAAATATCTGGCGCAGTGGTTAAGCCAGGTCCACACAACACGTGCAGTGTTTTAGACTTGGAGACCCACGTTGATTGGATGACATGGATGAAGCCAGGGGTTATAaatggagaagaagaagaactacAGACCACATTGCAAACATGAAGGTCCTTCTGCTCTTGGGATTGGTGGCTGTCGCTCTGTCCGAGGTGACAAGATATGACGGGTAAAatcatgcgcgtgtgtgtatgtacgtgtatttgtgtgtgtgtgtgtgtgtgtgtgtgtgtgtgtgtgtgtgttggaagtgtgctcatgcctgtgtgtgtgtgtgtgtgtgtgtgtgtgtgtgtgccttcatTATTTTAAATCGTCGTTGCACTGAGTCCCAAAAACTATATGGGGTGACAATGTCccatcatctctctttccctctctctctctctctctttctctctctggcccacAGGGAGCTTGTCCTCCGTCTGAAGCCTGTGGTTGATGAGCATGTCCAGGTCATCAAGACACTGAGTGAAAGTATCAAGGTAAAGTTCTCAGTCCAACAGAATGGGCCAAGCTCAAATACAGCAACTCCCGTGTCTTAACACACCACACGTTGTCCTAGCCCCGTGCTAACACACGCGATTTGAGCTCAAATCAGGCATGTTTGCGTATGACCATGCTAAAAGTGCAGCACTGATCAAGATAGAACGCACTGGCATATGAAGCTGTggctcacacgcacactaacTGTGTATCTTTGGCGTCCTCTGCAGGTGGATTTCTGGAAGCCCGATAGCCCTGAGCTGGTGACTATTGATATTGATGTTGATATTCACATCTCTGCCCCTCATGCGGCCATGGTCTTCACCATGCTTCAGCAGAGTGGCATGGAACACAAGTACGAGTCCAAGCGAACCAGTCACTTAATATAAAACCATTAGTGAACATACACATTGGTCAATTCCTGACCACCGTAGAGAAGGCATAGAAAGCATAGGAGTGTGGTCCAGATCCAAATAGAGATGTTGGAAAATCCATTATAAATTCCAGGAGACTGTAATTTTCTCATAGGGGATATTTGGGACAGCAGGAACTCTGTTCTGTGAAGGCAGTGTGAATATGCACTATATGTCTCCTCTAAGGGTGGGAAAGAATGAAGTAACACTCATAGAAAAAGGACATTTAGACAGATCTCTATACTggtgaagaacagagaaaaagatgtGTTAAGGTGGTGTGGAATATTTTGATAGGACAGCTCTGAAGCTGATGTACAGCAGTTTTACAGTGCCCAGAGTCATGTTACCAGTTTTCAGAAGTTGTTGTGGGCCTCTGTAACAGGTGTCATGTCTTCCTGAAGGGTTTTGATTGGTGACCTGCAGACTGCtgtggatggacagagagacaacaacGGGATTTCCCCCAGGGCCCACTCTTATGAGAAATACAACAGTTTGGAAACAgtaaggaggagggggggtgatgGATTTTATACCACTGTTATCTCCCCCCTCACCTCTCATCATCAGTCATTCTCCTTATCGTGTCATGTGTTAACACCTCTCTCCTACAGATCCAGGCTTGGATGTCCACTATGGCTTCTACCAACGCTGCACTGGTCAGCAAACAAGTGATAGGCACCAGCTTTGAGGGACGTTCCATTGAGCTCCTCAAGGTAAtgaacagctgtgggtttaCACATTATGAAACACTCAGCTGACCAACCACATCTGCTAGAAACCAATAAGGGTATAACTGCACAAAACTGTTTAATGTATGCCATGGTTCTGACTGTGTTAACAGACAAACCATTGGCTGCACTTTGTAAAAGCAAAAGTATTCAGTGCAGAAAAAGGGTACCTTTAACAATTTGGCATATTCTTTGTTAAAATTTGCTGAATAAGCCTGAACATGTACCTGTTTTTGAGATACTCAGTGACTCATCAAATAAGGAAAAACATGTTTCGTTGTATatgactgtttgtgtgaaaattgTTTCACAACCTGTATGTAATTGAATATATTACATTAACACTTGCCCAGTGGAAGTTTGTTTCACCCACAATACGTACAAAGGGTACAAAAACACGAGCAATATACCTCTAAAAACTATATTTGTCCAACCAGTGGATTATTGACCAAAAACTGGCCAAAACTGCAGAATTTGCCAAAGTGAAATACCATTTGGCTTGATTGTAAATCTGATAATAAAAAGATTACATACAGTAATTTTCATGTTAGATAAAGAGTCGGTGTTCCTCTTCCACAGATCGGTAAGAAGACCAGCACCACCAAGCCTGCTATCTTCCTTGATTGTGGTATCCATGCCAGAGAGTGGG includes the following:
- the agtr1b gene encoding type-1 angiotensin II receptor B; translation: MENLTLGTSKGGLGLNCSMSGRHNIVFTLVPVVYSCNFVIGIVGNSMVVAVIYRYMKLRSVANVFVLNLAISDLTFLITLPLWATFTAAGYHWPFGSLLCKASAGLAIFNLYTSIFFLTALSIDRYLAIVHPVRSRRRRTLLYARLTCIFIWVFAFLLSAPTALSRDVHQMGNSSSTLCAVVHRGELIHLLISLSVMKSVLGFVVPFLIIITCYCLIGRALLGARGGLRKSVRSREDEVLRMLAAAVLAFFVCWAPHQVFYFVELLVVSGVVDNCKVVDVIDTALPFTICLAYFNSCVNPILYSFVGHNFRKNLLQLLRCRPGTDEGRQSLSSKMNSLSHRATEILHLTGSKKSTVTA